The following are encoded together in the Flavobacterium sp. TR2 genome:
- a CDS encoding CDGSH iron-sulfur domain-containing protein, whose translation MSKTKLIINKNGSIKIEGDFEIMDPEGALYGLQGRTALGLCRCGHSSNKPFCDGAHRNNFEHDSVAFDLPPMKTN comes from the coding sequence ATGAGCAAGACTAAATTAATCATCAATAAAAACGGATCAATCAAAATTGAAGGCGATTTTGAAATCATGGATCCAGAAGGAGCGCTTTACGGTTTACAGGGAAGAACTGCTCTTGGACTTTGCCGTTGCGGACATTCTTCAAACAAGCCATTTTGCGATGGAGCACACAGAAACAACTTTGAACACGATTCTGTTGCGTTTGATTTACCGCCAATGAAAACGAACTAA
- the metG gene encoding methionine--tRNA ligase, with amino-acid sequence MIQDPKRYTITAALPYTNGPIHIGHLAGVYVPADIYSRYLRLQGKDVAFICGSDEHGVAISMKAKKEGVTPQQVIDKYDGIIRKSFEDFGISFNNYSRTSAKIHHDTASEFFRTLYDKGDFIEEVTEQLYDAKANQFLADRFVVGTCPKCDNPEAYGDQCEKCGSTLNATDLINPKSTITGETPILKETKHWFLPLDRYTDFLTEWILVGHKNDWKTNVYGQVKSWIDAGLEPRAVTRDLDWGIDVPVEGAEGKKLYVWFDAPIGYISSTKEWAAREGKDWEPYWKDQDTKLVHFIGKDNIVFHCIIFPAMLKAEGSYILPDNVPANEFLNLEGNKLSTSKNWAVWLHEYLEEFPDKQDVLRYALTSNAPETKDNDFTWKDFQARNNNELVAVFGNFVNRVVVLTNKYYDGVIPTPNEFTEVDEQTLAELKAYPAVISSSVERYRFREALGELMNVARLGNKYLADEEPWKVMKDNPERVKTQMYVALQIAAALSVLAEPFLPFTAAKLSKILNLADLKEHFEGFSKFLKEKNRDAKDIFIEKTLGWNDISENSDLLPSGHKIGEAELLFAKIEDEEIQKQIDKLEATKTANLAESKQPDPQKDLIQFEDFAKMDIRIGTILEAEKMPKANKLLVLKVDTGIDVRTIVSGIAESFSPEEIIGKRVSVLANLAPRALRGVESQGMILMTTNAEGKLVFVNPDADAPNGATVN; translated from the coding sequence ATGATACAAGATCCAAAAAGATATACGATCACAGCGGCATTGCCTTACACCAACGGACCTATTCATATTGGTCACTTGGCTGGGGTTTATGTGCCTGCAGATATATATTCGAGATATTTAAGATTGCAAGGAAAAGATGTAGCATTTATCTGCGGAAGCGATGAACACGGGGTTGCAATTTCGATGAAAGCCAAAAAAGAAGGAGTTACACCACAGCAGGTTATTGATAAGTATGATGGGATTATCCGCAAGTCATTTGAAGATTTCGGAATTTCATTCAACAATTATTCAAGAACTTCTGCAAAAATTCATCACGACACGGCTTCAGAATTCTTTAGGACATTGTATGATAAAGGAGATTTTATTGAAGAAGTTACAGAACAATTGTACGATGCAAAAGCGAATCAGTTTTTAGCGGATCGTTTTGTGGTTGGAACTTGCCCAAAATGTGACAATCCTGAAGCTTACGGAGATCAGTGCGAAAAGTGCGGATCTACTTTGAACGCGACTGATTTGATCAACCCAAAATCGACAATTACGGGCGAAACTCCTATTTTAAAAGAAACAAAACACTGGTTTTTACCTTTAGACAGATATACCGATTTCTTAACAGAATGGATTTTGGTCGGACATAAAAACGACTGGAAAACCAACGTTTACGGACAAGTAAAATCTTGGATCGACGCAGGATTAGAGCCTCGCGCCGTAACACGTGACTTGGATTGGGGAATTGATGTTCCTGTTGAAGGTGCCGAAGGCAAAAAACTATATGTTTGGTTTGACGCTCCTATCGGTTACATTTCTTCTACCAAAGAATGGGCAGCGCGCGAAGGAAAAGACTGGGAACCGTATTGGAAAGATCAAGACACCAAATTGGTACACTTTATCGGAAAAGACAATATCGTTTTCCACTGCATCATTTTCCCAGCGATGTTAAAAGCCGAAGGAAGCTATATTTTACCAGATAACGTTCCTGCAAACGAGTTTTTGAACTTGGAAGGAAACAAACTTTCGACTTCTAAAAACTGGGCGGTTTGGCTGCACGAATATTTAGAAGAATTCCCAGACAAGCAAGATGTTTTACGTTATGCCTTAACATCTAACGCTCCTGAAACAAAAGATAACGACTTTACTTGGAAAGATTTCCAGGCTAGAAATAATAATGAATTGGTTGCTGTTTTTGGAAACTTCGTGAATCGTGTGGTGGTTTTAACCAACAAGTATTACGACGGAGTTATCCCAACACCAAACGAATTTACAGAAGTTGACGAGCAAACTTTAGCAGAATTAAAAGCCTATCCAGCTGTAATTTCAAGTTCAGTTGAGCGTTATAGATTTCGTGAAGCTTTGGGCGAATTAATGAATGTGGCTCGTTTAGGAAACAAATATCTTGCTGACGAAGAGCCTTGGAAAGTAATGAAAGACAATCCAGAGCGCGTAAAAACTCAAATGTATGTAGCATTGCAAATTGCTGCGGCGTTGAGCGTTTTGGCAGAACCGTTTTTACCTTTTACAGCTGCAAAACTTTCTAAAATATTGAATTTAGCTGACCTTAAAGAACATTTTGAAGGTTTCAGCAAATTCTTGAAAGAGAAAAATCGTGATGCAAAAGATATCTTTATCGAGAAAACTTTAGGCTGGAACGATATTTCTGAAAACTCAGATTTATTGCCTTCTGGACATAAAATTGGCGAAGCAGAATTGCTTTTCGCTAAAATCGAAGACGAAGAAATACAAAAACAAATAGATAAATTGGAAGCAACAAAAACAGCTAATCTAGCTGAAAGCAAACAACCAGATCCGCAAAAAGATTTAATTCAGTTTGAGGATTTTGCGAAAATGGATATTCGTATCGGAACTATTTTGGAAGCTGAAAAAATGCCGAAAGCAAACAAACTTTTGGTTCTTAAAGTAGATACTGGAATCGATGTTCGTACGATTGTTTCAGGAATTGCAGAGAGTTTTTCGCCAGAAGAAATCATCGGAAAACGTGTTTCTGTATTGGCAAATCTTGCTCCAAGAGCTTTACGCGGTGTTGAAAGTCAAGGAATGATCTTGATGACAACAAATGCTGAAGGAAAATTGGTTTTTGTAAATCCAGATGCTGATGCACCAAATGGAGCTACGGTAAATTAA
- a CDS encoding DMT family transporter produces the protein MKLTKPRLALICGILCISIFPILVKLRLTPGLISAFYRMFFAVVLLLPYVIFSGNFKFPKPKFALLAVLCGVLFSSDVAVWNIAIQESSATQASLLTNLSPVWVGVGSFFFLKAKPATNFWIGTLVALFGMITLVGFEFFIDLNFDKAFLFAVLSGILYSIYLLVSKNVLSEVDVLSFMTISLFASSIYLGILCYSLNEPFTGFTNAGWFVLVLQAVICQLCAWLSISYATQHMRATRVSLSLLSQAVITSILAWLFLEEQITLQMILGGIILLFGIRITFYDKTISLKRLFSKD, from the coding sequence ATGAAACTCACAAAACCAAGATTAGCTCTAATCTGCGGTATACTCTGCATATCTATTTTTCCGATATTGGTAAAATTGCGTTTAACGCCGGGATTGATTTCGGCGTTTTACCGAATGTTTTTTGCTGTAGTGTTGCTTTTGCCGTATGTTATTTTTAGCGGAAACTTTAAATTTCCAAAACCAAAATTTGCGCTTTTGGCGGTGCTTTGCGGTGTTTTGTTCTCGTCTGATGTTGCGGTTTGGAATATCGCCATTCAGGAATCGAGCGCGACTCAGGCTTCTTTATTGACCAATTTATCTCCAGTTTGGGTTGGCGTTGGCTCTTTCTTCTTTCTGAAAGCAAAACCTGCCACGAATTTCTGGATCGGGACCTTGGTCGCTTTATTTGGAATGATCACTTTGGTCGGTTTTGAATTTTTCATCGATTTAAACTTCGATAAAGCATTTCTATTTGCTGTTTTATCTGGCATTCTGTATTCCATTTACCTTTTGGTCAGCAAAAATGTGCTTTCAGAGGTTGATGTTCTTTCTTTTATGACCATTAGTTTATTTGCTTCAAGCATTTATTTAGGAATACTTTGCTATTCGCTAAACGAACCTTTTACTGGTTTTACCAATGCTGGCTGGTTTGTTCTGGTGCTTCAAGCGGTTATTTGCCAATTGTGCGCCTGGCTCTCGATCAGTTATGCTACGCAACATATGCGCGCGACTAGAGTTTCGTTGAGTTTATTGAGTCAAGCTGTAATTACCTCAATTTTGGCTTGGTTGTTTTTGGAAGAACAAATAACTTTACAGATGATTTTGGGCGGAATTATTCTTCTTTTCGGAATCCGGATTACTTTTTACGATAAAACGATTTCTTTGAAAAGGCTTTTTTCTAAAGATTAA
- a CDS encoding HAD family hydrolase, which yields MLHKSKIPNLKVIAFDADDTLFVNEPYFQETEHKFCALMEDYLSHQGISQELFKIEIANLPLYGYGIKGYILSMIEAAMNISNNTIPMEVIQKIIQYGKELLEKPIELLDGIEETLEALKGKYKLVVATKGDLKDQHSKLHRSGLGHYFHHIEVMSDKQEIDYQKLLGRLDIQAHEFLMIGNSLKSDVLPVLGIGGYAVHIPFHTTWEHEKINHTIEHEHFSSFETIAEVVPNLL from the coding sequence ATGTTACATAAATCTAAAATACCAAACCTAAAAGTAATCGCATTTGATGCCGATGATACTTTGTTTGTAAACGAACCTTATTTTCAAGAAACCGAACATAAATTTTGCGCTTTGATGGAAGATTATCTTTCGCATCAGGGCATTTCGCAAGAACTGTTTAAAATTGAAATTGCCAATCTGCCTTTGTATGGCTACGGAATCAAAGGGTACATTCTTTCGATGATTGAAGCGGCAATGAATATTTCCAACAATACCATTCCGATGGAAGTCATTCAAAAAATCATTCAATACGGAAAAGAATTACTCGAAAAACCAATCGAATTGCTGGACGGTATCGAAGAAACTCTTGAAGCTTTAAAAGGCAAATACAAATTGGTTGTGGCAACAAAAGGCGATTTAAAAGATCAGCACAGCAAACTGCATCGTTCTGGTTTGGGTCATTATTTCCACCATATTGAGGTAATGTCAGACAAACAAGAAATTGATTATCAAAAATTGCTTGGCCGTTTGGATATTCAGGCGCATGAGTTTTTGATGATCGGAAATTCATTAAAATCAGATGTTCTGCCTGTTTTAGGAATTGGCGGTTATGCGGTCCATATTCCGTTTCACACCACTTGGGAGCACGAAAAAATTAATCACACTATAGAACACGAGCATTTCAGTTCATTTGAAACTATTGCAGAAGTGGTTCCGAATTTATTATAA
- a CDS encoding chloramphenicol acetyltransferase, with amino-acid sequence MKTLFDLENWNRKEHFFHFKQMEEPFFGATVEIDCTKAYQTAKSINASFFIFYLHKTLAAVNAIENFKYRISENQIYINDRIDASATIGREDGTFGFSLIEYHPDFKTFEQTALTEIERIQNTTGLFTRSFDDDNLIHFSAIPWLNFSSITHARSFTYPDSCPKISFGKMMVSETGKRTMSMAVYVHHALMDGMHVGQFVDLFQELMNQ; translated from the coding sequence ATGAAAACACTTTTTGACCTAGAAAATTGGAATAGAAAAGAGCATTTTTTCCATTTTAAACAAATGGAAGAGCCTTTTTTTGGCGCAACGGTAGAAATTGATTGCACCAAAGCGTATCAAACCGCAAAAAGCATCAATGCTTCTTTTTTCATTTTCTATTTGCATAAAACTTTAGCAGCGGTAAACGCAATCGAAAATTTTAAATATCGCATTTCAGAAAACCAGATTTACATCAACGACCGTATCGACGCTTCGGCAACTATTGGACGTGAAGATGGCACTTTTGGGTTTTCTCTAATTGAATATCATCCAGATTTTAAAACGTTTGAGCAAACAGCTTTAACTGAAATTGAACGCATCCAGAATACAACCGGACTTTTCACCCGATCTTTTGATGATGATAATCTGATTCATTTTTCGGCAATTCCGTGGCTGAATTTCAGTTCGATAACCCATGCGCGCAGTTTTACGTATCCAGACAGCTGTCCTAAAATTTCATTTGGAAAAATGATGGTTTCTGAAACGGGGAAAAGAACCATGTCGATGGCGGTTTATGTACATCATGCTTTGATGGACGGAATGCACGTTGGCCAATTTGTAGATCTTTTTCAAGAGCTTATGAATCAATAA